A single window of Nicotiana sylvestris chromosome 5, ASM39365v2, whole genome shotgun sequence DNA harbors:
- the LOC138868521 gene encoding cytochrome P450 71AU50-like → MEFGPRRYWVWYWVGQEKEKSGLSQVRTILKKHAQIVHSAIAKQRQDPSISAYEEKELEILVNFLKQAASEGIVIDLSAKVASLSANMSCLMIFGRKYMDEDLGDKGFKALIQDILHIAAMPNFVEFFPFLRVFDLQRFTRRMKELAKLFDEFLERVIYEHVQYTEEQKQAKDMVDTLMSIMQSKEAEFEFDRRHVKAILLDLLIASMDTSSTTIKRTLIELLRHPEVMKKIPE, encoded by the exons ATGGAGTTTGGGCCAAGAAGGTATTGGGTATGGTATTGGGTTGGGCAAGAAAAAG AGAAATCTGGTCTTAGCCAAGTACGGACTATATTGAAGAAACATGCTCAAATTGTGCACTCTGCAATTGCTAAGCAACGCCAAGATCCATCAATTTCAGCTTATGAGGAAAAAGAACTCGAAATTCTTGTGAATTTCCTCAAACAGGCTGCTTCTGAAGGCATTGTGATTGATCTTAGTGCTAAAGTTGCATCTCTTAGCGCGAACATGTCTTGTCTGATGATATTTGGGAGGAAGTACATGGACGAGGATCTTGGCGATAAGGGTTTCAAAGCTCTGATTCAAGATATACTCCACATAGCAGCAATGCCAAATTTTGTTGAATTCTTTCCCTTTCTTCGTGTTTTTGACCTCCAGAGATTTACTCGTCGTATGAAGGAATTAGCTAAGCTTTTTGATGAATTCCTGGAAAGAGTTATTTATGAACATGTTCAATACACTGAGGAGCAGAAGCAAGCAAAAGACATGGTTGATACACTGATGAGTATTATGCAATCTAAAGAAGCTGAATTCGAGTTTGATCGCCGCCATGTCAAAGCTATTTTACTG GACTTGCTGATAGCTTCAATGGATACTTCATCAACAACAATCAAGAGGACTCTAATAGAACTTTTAAGGCATCCTGAAGTGATGAAAAAAATTCCAGAATGA